From a region of the Oryzias melastigma strain HK-1 linkage group LG4, ASM292280v2, whole genome shotgun sequence genome:
- the LOC112150945 gene encoding N-acetyllactosaminide beta-1,3-N-acetylglucosaminyltransferase 3 → MIGITKKGSTLPKAALLLLTVLSIVYVITIGETTTNTLPKPEVTDNSQTRTLQQTTTQSLPVKKCEKNASVTSLPGFDALPEIYKTFLYYRHCRYFPMLLDNPDKCGKISGEKEPFLLLVIKSSPQNYERREVLRKTWAQERMYKGAWIRRVFISGTSGAGVEKHNLNKLLKLENEDHHDILQWDFADSFYNLTLKQTLLLGWLEEQCPSARFLFNGDDDVFANTDNMVEYLQSINNSYGQKHLFTGHLLTTEKPVRWTGSKYFVPLLIQATNKYEPYCGGGGFLLSAYTASVIYKTSQEIPLHPIDDAYMGMCLFKVGLKPSSHLGVKTLGIQLPMNTPDNSGPCYMKELLLLHRFLPSQMYVMWKEVNDPNLICSTTNKLSKD, encoded by the exons ATGATTGG GATTACAAAGAAAGGAAGCACCCTGCCAAAGGCTGCCTTACTGCTGCTAACTGTCTTGTCCATAGTTTACGTTATTACAATTGGAGAGACCACAACCAATACTCTTCCAAAACCTGAAGTCACCGACAACTCTCAGACGAGGACGCTTCAACAAACCACCACCCAAAGCCTTCccgtaaaaaaatgtgaaaaaaacgcATCTGTTACCTCTCTGCCGGGTTTTGACGCTCTTCCTGAAATCTATAAAACTTTTCTCTACTATCGCCACTGTCGCTATTTCCCCATGCTGCTGGACAATCCTGACAAATGTGGCAAAATCAGCGGGGAGAAAGAGCCATTTCTTTTGCTGGTCATTAAAAGCTCGCCACAGAACTACGAGCGGAGAGAAGTGCTGCGTAAAACTTGGGCGCAAGAGAGGATGTACAAGGGAGCATGGATTCGAAGGGTCTTTATCTCTGGAACTTCAGGAGCTGGCGTTGAGAAACACAACCTTAACAAGTTGCTGAAATTGGAAAATGAAGACCACCACGACATTCTCCAGTGGGACTTTGCTGACTCGTTTTACAACCTGACGCTAAAGCAGACCCTCTTGCTGGGATGGTTGGAAGAACAATGCCCAAGTGCTCGCTTTCTTTTTAACGGTGATGACGATGTTTTTGCAAACACAGACAACATGGTCGAGTATCTACAAAGCATCAATAACAGCTATGGACAAAAGCATCTTTTTACTGGCCATTTGCTCACAACTGAGAAGCCCGTTAGATGGACTGGGAGCAAGTATTTTGTTCCACTTCTGATACAAGCGACCAACAAGTATGAACCTTACTGTGGAGGCGGAGGCTTCCTACTATCCGCCTACACAGCATCCGTCATTTACAAAACATCTCAGGAAATACCCCTTCACCCAATCGACGATGCTTACATGGGAATGTGTTTGTTCAAAGTAGGTCTTAAACCTTCGTCTCATCTCGGAGTGAAAACTTTGGGAATACAGTTGCCCATGAATACACCCGATAACAGTGGACCTTGCTACATGAAAGAGCTACTTCTTCTACACAGATTTCTTCCTTCTCAAATGTATGTAATGTGGAAGGAAGTAAATGACCCAAACCTGATCTGCTCTACGACCAACAAGCTGAGCAAAGACTAA